In one Spirosoma rigui genomic region, the following are encoded:
- a CDS encoding HEAT repeat domain-containing protein, with protein sequence MKPTIDELLTRYYEGETTLEEEQELRDFFREPGGVPARLRQHAALFQYVADARLQQPSVDFVASLDRQMGPRPVGRLRQLTSWGMRLAAGIALLLVGFAGGRFYSRGQTDASARASTDRPEAESMKKTLAFGALSQTSASDRIQAVNQSYELDGADREITQLLINTLNFDANVNVRLAACQALLRFEREEGVRDALIQSLRIQKDPNVQLTLIDALVAIKEKRAATEMRWLARNQQVLEIVRLKAEEGVGALTRTANSPS encoded by the coding sequence ATGAAGCCAACTATTGACGAACTGCTGACCCGCTATTACGAAGGCGAGACAACCCTGGAGGAAGAGCAGGAACTGCGCGATTTTTTTCGTGAGCCGGGGGGCGTACCGGCCCGCCTGCGGCAGCACGCTGCGCTGTTTCAGTACGTAGCTGATGCCCGGCTGCAGCAGCCATCGGTCGATTTTGTGGCCAGCCTGGATCGGCAAATGGGACCTCGCCCGGTTGGCCGGCTCCGGCAGCTGACGAGTTGGGGAATGCGGCTGGCGGCCGGGATTGCCCTACTGCTGGTTGGCTTCGCGGGTGGCCGTTTCTACAGTCGCGGGCAGACCGATGCATCGGCGCGGGCGTCGACGGATCGGCCGGAGGCCGAATCGATGAAAAAGACCCTGGCGTTCGGCGCCCTGTCCCAGACGTCGGCCAGCGACCGGATTCAGGCCGTTAACCAGAGCTATGAACTGGACGGGGCCGACCGGGAGATTACGCAACTGCTCATTAACACGCTCAACTTCGACGCGAACGTCAACGTGCGGCTGGCAGCCTGTCAGGCCCTGCTGCGTTTCGAGCGGGAGGAGGGTGTCCGCGATGCGCTGATCCAGTCGCTGCGGATTCAGAAAGATCCCAATGTGCAACTCACGCTGATCGACGCGTTGGTTGCGATCAAAGAAAAGCGGGCCGCCACCGAAATGCGCTGGCTGGCCCGTAACCAGCAGGTGCTGGAAATAGTCCGGCTTAAGGCCGAAGAGGGAGTGGGGGCGTTGACCCGCACCGCCAACTCTCCTTCCTGA
- a CDS encoding RNA polymerase sigma factor: MDLLAFKQRILPVQNRLYRLATLFLRNREDAEDAMQDVLMRLWSNRQQLDTYQSVEALAVQMTKNLCMDRLKAHARQKAVDQADLGSMVAPQPSPHRQTELADSADQIRRLIDELPDVQKLVLHLRDVEEYSFDEIEQVTGLSVNTIRVTLSRARQRLRDGYLKLNDYEANY, encoded by the coding sequence ACTCGCTTTCAAGCAACGGATTTTGCCCGTGCAAAACCGACTCTACCGGCTGGCTACGCTGTTTCTTCGCAACCGCGAGGATGCCGAAGATGCCATGCAGGATGTGCTGATGCGACTATGGTCCAACCGGCAGCAACTGGATACCTACCAGAGCGTGGAAGCCCTGGCGGTACAGATGACCAAAAACCTGTGCATGGACCGCCTGAAAGCCCACGCCCGGCAGAAAGCCGTTGACCAGGCCGACCTGGGTAGTATGGTCGCTCCGCAGCCGTCGCCCCACCGCCAGACTGAACTGGCCGACAGTGCCGACCAGATCCGGCGGTTGATCGATGAGCTGCCCGATGTCCAGAAGCTGGTGCTTCATCTGCGCGATGTGGAGGAATATTCCTTCGACGAGATCGAGCAGGTGACCGGGCTGTCGGTCAACACCATCCGCGTTACGCTGTCGCGGGCCCGGCAGCGGCTGCGGGATGGATACCTAAAACTGAACGACTATGAAGCCAACTATTGA